From a region of the Narcine bancroftii isolate sNarBan1 chromosome 5, sNarBan1.hap1, whole genome shotgun sequence genome:
- the cdkn2c gene encoding cyclin-dependent kinase 4 inhibitor C encodes MMETTDGAVGDKLTSAAAKGDSKEVHSLLENGVNADAINKFGRTALQVMQMGHSVIANSLLKAGAQPNQQDHLGFTAAHDAAREGFVDTLKTLVDFGANVNIENSEGNLPIHLAAQEGHTDVVIFLAKISNLTLKNEKGQTPYELAQMYKRTETMQWMEQNLLE; translated from the exons ATGATGGAAACAACTGATGGAGCAGTTGGTGACAAATTAACAAGCGCTGCAGCCAAAGGCGACTCGAAAGAAGTTCATTCTTTGCTGGAAAACGGGGTGAATGCAGACGCAATCAATAAGTTTGGCAGAACTGCTCTTCAG GTCATGCAAATGGGTCACAGTGTCATAGCCAATTCGTTGCTGAAAGCAGGAGCTCAACCAAACCAGCAAGATCACCTCGGATTCACAGCAGCTCACGATGCGGCCAGGGAAGGCTTCGTGGACACTCTGAAAACCTTAGTGGACTTTGGAGCTAACGTTAATATTGAAAATTCTGAGGGCAATCTCCCCATACACCTTGCCGCGCAAGAAGGTCACACCGATGTGGTTATATTTTTAGCAAAGATATCTAACCTCACACTTAAAAATGAAAAAGGACAGACTCCATATGAGCTCGCCCAGATGTACAAGAGAACAGAGACTATGCAATGGATGGAACAAAATTTATTGGAGTAG